From the genome of Thermoflexus hugenholtzii, one region includes:
- the trpA gene encoding tryptophan synthase subunit alpha, translated as MRGVEAVREAFRRARAERRAALVLYWPVGYPDLEASLRIVGLLARAGADLIELGLPFSDPLADGPVIQRAVHRALQAGFRTPQILEVLARLRAEGVGIPLCLMSYVNPLLAAGLPGFLEEAARAGADGLIVPDLPLEEAEAMRTAAGAAGLAWIPLAAPTTPDERLARIAATATGFLYLVSVTGITGARDRLPEEVVAHLRRARRHAGGVPVAVGFGISRPDHAAGLAPEADGLVVGSALIRHAEACGFDEASLAAFVRAMRAAAARPDEGLSSARGPG; from the coding sequence ATGAGGGGCGTCGAGGCGGTGCGGGAGGCCTTCCGGCGCGCCCGGGCGGAGCGGCGCGCGGCGCTCGTCCTTTACTGGCCCGTCGGCTATCCGGACCTGGAGGCCTCGCTTCGAATCGTGGGCCTCCTGGCCCGGGCGGGCGCGGACCTGATCGAGCTGGGGTTGCCGTTCTCCGATCCCCTGGCGGACGGCCCGGTGATCCAGCGGGCGGTCCACCGGGCCCTGCAGGCGGGGTTCCGAACGCCCCAGATCCTGGAGGTCCTCGCCCGCCTGCGGGCGGAAGGCGTGGGCATCCCCCTCTGCCTGATGAGCTACGTCAACCCGCTCCTCGCCGCGGGGCTTCCGGGGTTCCTGGAGGAGGCGGCGCGGGCGGGGGCGGACGGGCTGATTGTCCCGGATCTCCCGCTGGAGGAGGCGGAGGCCATGCGGACGGCGGCGGGAGCGGCCGGCCTGGCCTGGATCCCCCTGGCGGCGCCCACCACGCCGGATGAGCGGCTGGCCCGCATCGCCGCCACCGCCACCGGGTTTCTCTATCTGGTTTCGGTCACGGGGATCACCGGGGCGCGGGATCGGTTGCCGGAGGAGGTGGTCGCGCACCTGCGTCGGGCCCGCCGGCATGCCGGCGGCGTCCCGGTGGCGGTGGGGTTTGGGATCTCCCGGCCGGATCATGCGGCCGGACTGGCTCCGGAGGCCGACGGGCTGGTGGTGGGCAGCGCCCTCATCCGGCATGCCGAGGCCTGCGGGTTCGACGAGGCCTCTCTGGCCGCCTTCGTCCGCGCCATGCGGGCGGCCGCGGCGCGCCCGGACGAAGGCCTCTCCTCGGCTCGGGGGCCGGGATGA
- the trpB gene encoding tryptophan synthase subunit beta: MIALIPPPVSERPGYFGPYGGRYVPETLIPALEELEQAFEEALRDPEFLREFETLLRTYVGRPTPLTEARRLGEAVGARIFLKREDLAHTGAHKINNALGQALLAKRLGKRRVVAETGAGQHGVATATACALLGLECVIYMGTADMARQRPNVFRMRLLGAEVRPVDAGSCTLKDAINEAIRDWVTNVRTTHYLLGSALGPHPYPVIVRTFQSVIGVEARSQMREAFGRLPDVAVACVGGGSNAIGLFAAFLEDPVELVGVEAGGEGIPTGRHAARFADGDRGRIGVLHGTRTYVLQDPWGQILDTHSISAGLDYPAVGPEHAYLRERGRVRYTAVTDAEALAAFRALARLEGILPALESAHAVAEAMRIARERPGAWILVNLSGRGDKDLETVAKALGEAIG; encoded by the coding sequence ATGATCGCGCTGATCCCTCCACCGGTTTCGGAGCGGCCGGGCTACTTCGGGCCTTACGGCGGGCGGTATGTGCCGGAGACCCTCATCCCGGCTCTGGAGGAGCTGGAGCAGGCTTTCGAGGAGGCGCTGCGGGATCCGGAGTTCCTCCGGGAGTTCGAGACCCTGCTGCGCACCTATGTGGGGCGCCCCACGCCGCTGACGGAGGCCCGGCGGCTGGGAGAGGCCGTCGGCGCGCGGATCTTCCTCAAGCGGGAGGACCTGGCCCACACGGGGGCCCATAAGATCAACAACGCCCTGGGGCAGGCGCTCCTGGCGAAGCGCCTGGGCAAGCGGCGGGTGGTGGCCGAGACGGGGGCCGGCCAGCACGGGGTGGCCACGGCCACCGCCTGCGCCCTCCTCGGGCTGGAGTGCGTCATCTACATGGGCACCGCGGACATGGCCCGCCAGCGGCCCAACGTGTTCCGGATGCGCCTGCTCGGAGCCGAGGTGCGCCCGGTGGACGCCGGCTCCTGCACCCTGAAGGACGCCATCAACGAGGCCATCCGGGACTGGGTGACGAACGTGCGCACGACCCACTACCTGCTGGGCTCCGCCCTGGGGCCCCATCCGTATCCCGTGATCGTGCGCACCTTCCAGTCGGTGATCGGCGTCGAGGCCCGCTCCCAGATGCGGGAAGCCTTCGGACGGCTGCCGGACGTGGCGGTGGCCTGCGTGGGTGGGGGGAGCAACGCCATCGGCCTCTTCGCGGCCTTCCTGGAGGATCCGGTGGAGCTGGTGGGGGTGGAGGCGGGCGGGGAGGGGATCCCCACCGGCCGTCACGCCGCCCGCTTCGCCGACGGCGACCGGGGCCGCATCGGCGTCCTGCACGGAACCCGCACCTACGTCCTCCAGGATCCGTGGGGGCAAATCCTGGACACCCACTCGATCTCCGCCGGGCTGGATTACCCGGCCGTGGGCCCGGAGCACGCGTATCTGCGGGAGCGGGGGCGCGTCCGCTACACCGCCGTCACCGACGCCGAGGCCCTGGCCGCTTTCCGGGCCCTGGCCCGGCTGGAAGGGATCCTCCCCGCCCTGGAGTCCGCCCACGCCGTCGCCGAGGCCATGCGGATCGCCCGGGAGCGGCCCGGCGCGTGGATCCTGGTCAACCTCTCCGGACGGGGGGACAAGGACCTGGAGACCGTGGCGAAGGCCCTGGGGGAGGCGATCGGATGA
- a CDS encoding phosphoribosylanthranilate isomerase gives MFIKICGITTLEDARAAVAAGADALGFVLYPKSPRYLPPERAAELVAQLRREAPGVRCIGVFVNEPAEQVRALLERIGLDWAQLHGEEPLEVVQALADRAYRVLRLRPGSAIDPTPYRGRLPDGPTLGVDAWHPTAYGGTGRVADWEQAARWARAERLLLSGGLTPENVAAAIARVRPWGVDVSSGVEQAPGRKDPEKVRAFIARARAAFRALQEGVLVELEEEGG, from the coding sequence GTGTTCATCAAGATCTGCGGGATCACGACCCTGGAGGACGCCCGGGCGGCCGTCGCGGCGGGGGCGGACGCGCTGGGCTTCGTCCTCTATCCGAAGAGCCCTCGCTATCTGCCGCCGGAGCGGGCGGCGGAGCTGGTGGCGCAGCTGCGCCGGGAGGCGCCCGGGGTGCGCTGCATAGGGGTGTTCGTGAACGAGCCGGCGGAGCAGGTGCGGGCGCTGCTGGAGCGCATCGGCCTGGATTGGGCCCAGCTCCACGGCGAGGAGCCCCTGGAGGTGGTGCAGGCCCTGGCGGACCGCGCTTACCGGGTGCTCCGGCTGCGCCCCGGGAGCGCCATCGATCCCACTCCCTACCGCGGGCGGCTGCCCGACGGCCCCACCCTGGGGGTGGACGCCTGGCATCCCACGGCCTATGGGGGGACCGGCCGGGTCGCCGACTGGGAGCAGGCGGCCCGGTGGGCCCGGGCGGAGCGCCTGCTTCTGAGCGGCGGGCTGACGCCGGAGAACGTGGCGGCGGCCATCGCCCGCGTCCGGCCCTGGGGCGTCGATGTCTCCTCCGGGGTGGAACAGGCCCCCGGGCGGAAGGACCCGGAGAAGGTGCGGGCCTTCATCGCCCGGGCGCGGGCCGCCTTCCGGGCCCTGCAGGAGGGGGTCCTTGTGGAACTTGAGGAGGAGGGCGGATGA
- the trpC gene encoding indole-3-glycerol phosphate synthase TrpC, whose product MSVLQKILAWKREEQARRMRERPLPLVRAEAEAMPPPRDFAAALARRGDRPALIAEVKRASPSRGDLAPTVDPVALAGAYRRGGAAALSVLTDARFFNGELAHLQAVRQAFPEMPILRKDFTLDAYDIYEARAAGADAVLLIVAALEPSRLVDLLALAAELRMTALVEVHREEELERALQAGARVIGVNHRDLHTLTVDRTVSARLRPRIPAGIRTVAESGLRTPADVREMGMWGYDAVLVGEALVEAGRRPDSFDLEAVVRATRSLAGGEEG is encoded by the coding sequence ATGTCCGTGCTGCAAAAGATCCTGGCCTGGAAGCGCGAGGAGCAGGCCCGGCGGATGCGGGAGCGCCCGCTCCCGCTGGTGCGGGCGGAAGCGGAGGCGATGCCGCCCCCACGGGACTTCGCCGCCGCCCTCGCCCGCCGGGGCGATCGCCCCGCCCTGATCGCCGAGGTCAAGCGGGCTTCCCCCTCCCGGGGAGACCTGGCCCCGACGGTGGACCCGGTGGCCCTGGCCGGGGCGTATCGGCGGGGCGGGGCGGCCGCTCTCTCGGTCCTCACCGACGCCCGCTTCTTCAATGGGGAGCTGGCCCACCTCCAGGCCGTCCGCCAGGCCTTCCCGGAGATGCCGATCCTGCGCAAGGACTTCACCCTGGATGCCTACGACATCTACGAGGCGCGGGCTGCGGGGGCCGACGCGGTGCTCCTCATCGTCGCCGCCCTGGAGCCTTCGCGTCTTGTGGATCTCCTCGCCCTCGCGGCGGAGCTGAGGATGACGGCCCTGGTGGAGGTCCATCGGGAGGAGGAGCTGGAGCGGGCCCTGCAAGCCGGGGCGCGGGTGATCGGGGTGAACCATCGGGACCTCCACACCCTGACGGTGGACCGAACGGTCTCGGCCCGGCTGCGGCCCCGCATCCCCGCCGGGATCCGGACGGTGGCGGAGAGCGGGCTGCGGACCCCCGCCGACGTCCGGGAGATGGGGATGTGGGGCTACGATGCGGTGCTGGTCGGCGAGGCGCTGGTGGAGGCCGGCCGGCGCCCGGACAGCTTCGATCTGGAGGCGGTGGTTCGCGCAACCCGGTCGCTGGCCGGTGGCGAAGAAGGGTGA
- the trpD gene encoding anthranilate phosphoribosyltransferase: MIREAIAKLVRREDLTLEEAEAAMGAIMQGEATPAQIGAFLIALRMKGETIPEIIGCARAMRRAMQRVPYEGVAVDTCGTGGDGARTFNLSTAAAFVVAGAGVPVAKHGNRAVSSPSGSADLLAALGAALTLTPEQAARALREVRFAFLFAPAFHPAMKHAIGPRREIGVRTIFNILGPLCNPAEVPYQVMGVFDPTLVEPLAEVLGALGSRRAFVVCGVGNVDEVTPAGPARVAEYADGRVRSWIFDPADYGIPRAPLEALRGGTPEENAQRLRRLFQGKENGPLRAAVLLNAAFALRAAEQVADLREGLTRAEEALEGGAALAVLEDYVAFTQRGAQEP; the protein is encoded by the coding sequence ATGATCCGGGAAGCGATCGCCAAGCTGGTGCGACGGGAGGATCTCACCCTGGAGGAGGCTGAGGCGGCGATGGGGGCGATCATGCAAGGGGAGGCCACGCCGGCGCAGATCGGGGCCTTCCTGATCGCCCTGCGGATGAAGGGGGAGACCATCCCCGAGATCATCGGATGCGCCCGGGCGATGCGCCGGGCGATGCAGCGGGTGCCCTACGAGGGGGTCGCGGTGGACACCTGCGGCACGGGCGGCGATGGGGCTCGCACCTTCAACCTCTCGACGGCGGCGGCCTTCGTCGTCGCCGGGGCAGGGGTGCCGGTGGCCAAACACGGCAACCGGGCGGTCTCCAGCCCCAGCGGCAGCGCCGATCTCCTGGCCGCCCTGGGCGCGGCCCTCACCCTGACCCCTGAGCAGGCCGCCCGCGCCCTGCGGGAGGTCCGCTTCGCCTTTCTCTTCGCCCCCGCCTTCCACCCGGCGATGAAGCATGCCATCGGCCCCCGCCGCGAGATCGGCGTCCGCACCATCTTCAACATCCTGGGCCCCCTCTGCAACCCGGCCGAGGTCCCCTATCAGGTGATGGGCGTGTTCGACCCAACCCTGGTGGAGCCTCTCGCGGAGGTCCTGGGCGCGTTGGGCAGCCGGCGGGCCTTCGTGGTGTGCGGGGTGGGCAACGTCGACGAGGTGACCCCGGCCGGCCCCGCCCGGGTCGCCGAATACGCCGACGGCCGGGTCCGATCCTGGATCTTCGACCCGGCCGATTATGGGATCCCGCGGGCGCCCCTGGAGGCCCTTCGGGGCGGCACGCCGGAAGAGAACGCCCAGCGGCTGCGGAGGTTGTTCCAGGGGAAGGAGAACGGCCCGCTGCGGGCGGCGGTCCTCCTCAACGCCGCCTTCGCCCTGCGCGCCGCGGAGCAGGTGGCGGACTTGCGGGAGGGACTAACGCGGGCCGAGGAAGCCCTCGAGGGCGGAGCGGCCCTGGCCGTCCTGGAGGACTACGTGGCCTTCACCCAGCGAGGCGCTCAGGAGCCCTGA
- a CDS encoding aminodeoxychorismate/anthranilate synthase component II — MLLVIDNYDSFTYNLVQILGQLLREAGRTDVPLRVVRNDAVDLEDIMAMEPSAVVISPGPGRPEEAGITIPAIRALSGRTPLLGVCLGHQAIAAAFGGRVVRAGRLMHGKASPVLHQGDALFAGLPSPFMAGRYHSLLVAEPLPEPLMVTARTPEGEIMALRHRHHPTFGIQFHPESVLTPEGVRLLRNFLRIAGYLDPAPAISSGSLRGGGSR; from the coding sequence ATGCTGCTGGTGATCGACAACTACGATTCCTTCACCTACAACCTGGTCCAGATCCTGGGGCAGCTGCTCCGGGAGGCCGGGCGCACGGATGTGCCCCTCCGGGTGGTCCGCAACGACGCGGTGGATCTGGAGGACATCATGGCGATGGAACCCTCAGCGGTGGTGATCTCGCCGGGGCCGGGTCGGCCGGAGGAAGCCGGCATCACCATCCCGGCGATCCGGGCCCTCAGCGGCCGGACGCCGCTTCTGGGCGTCTGTCTGGGCCACCAGGCCATCGCCGCCGCCTTCGGCGGCCGCGTGGTGCGAGCGGGACGGCTGATGCACGGCAAGGCCTCGCCGGTCCTCCACCAGGGGGATGCGCTCTTCGCCGGGCTGCCCAGCCCCTTCATGGCCGGCCGCTACCACTCCCTCCTGGTGGCCGAGCCCCTTCCGGAGCCCCTGATGGTCACCGCCCGCACCCCCGAGGGGGAGATCATGGCGCTGCGCCACCGCCACCATCCCACCTTCGGGATCCAGTTCCATCCCGAGTCGGTCCTCACCCCGGAGGGCGTGCGGTTGCTGCGGAACTTCCTGCGGATCGCCGGATACCTGGATCCGGCGCCCGCCATCTCTTCCGGATCCTTAAGGGGAGGAGGTTCGCGATGA
- a CDS encoding anthranilate synthase component I family protein: MRRLIRRTMSADLWTPIGLYQALSPEGPSFLFESVEGGAYLARYSFIGLMPRRVYRVDGWRMEERGPAGCRTYDLRQVHPFVVWREALEAMAPESAAEPLPRFIGGLAGYLGYEMAAFFDRVPRAPGDALAFPDAILMQVETLLVFDHVTQTLTLFALAEPGAEGEAEARLTVLERRLRDPVPASSIPASTPAAGASWETRVDAGRFREMVRAAQAYIAAGDAFQIVLARRWSRPIAVPPFAIYRTLRRLNPSPYLFFLNLPGLGRNGEDLALIGASPEMLVRVEGGEATLRPIAGTRPRGRSPEEDGALEQELRADPKEQAEHVMLVDLGRNDLGRVCDYGTVRVEEFMVVERYSHVMHLVSTVRGRLRPGCDALDALAAAFPAGTVSGAPKVRAMEIIAELEGEARGPYAGGVGYFDPRGNADWCITIRTVMVQGDTAMVQAGAGVVADSIPEREEEETRNKARAMQLAVDLSHGADRR, from the coding sequence ATGCGACGCCTGATCCGGCGGACGATGTCGGCGGACCTCTGGACGCCCATCGGGCTCTACCAGGCCCTGAGCCCGGAGGGCCCCTCGTTCCTCTTTGAGAGCGTGGAGGGCGGGGCCTATCTGGCCCGCTATTCGTTCATCGGCCTGATGCCCCGCCGCGTCTACCGCGTGGACGGATGGCGGATGGAAGAGCGCGGGCCGGCGGGATGCCGGACCTATGATCTGCGTCAGGTCCACCCCTTCGTGGTGTGGCGGGAGGCCCTCGAGGCGATGGCTCCGGAATCGGCGGCGGAGCCTTTGCCCCGCTTCATCGGGGGGCTGGCAGGCTACCTGGGCTATGAGATGGCCGCTTTCTTCGACCGCGTGCCCCGCGCCCCCGGGGATGCCCTCGCCTTCCCGGATGCGATCCTGATGCAGGTGGAGACCCTGCTGGTCTTCGACCACGTGACCCAGACCCTCACGCTGTTCGCCTTAGCCGAACCCGGTGCCGAGGGCGAGGCGGAGGCGCGGCTAACCGTCCTGGAGCGCCGCCTCCGGGATCCGGTGCCGGCCTCGTCCATCCCAGCGTCCACCCCCGCCGCCGGGGCTTCCTGGGAGACCCGGGTGGATGCGGGGCGGTTTCGGGAGATGGTCCGGGCGGCCCAGGCCTACATCGCCGCCGGCGACGCCTTCCAGATCGTCCTCGCCCGCCGCTGGAGCCGTCCCATCGCTGTTCCACCCTTCGCCATCTACCGGACGCTGCGGCGCCTGAACCCTTCCCCCTATCTCTTCTTCCTGAACCTGCCGGGCCTGGGGCGGAACGGGGAGGACCTGGCGCTGATCGGTGCCTCCCCGGAGATGCTGGTGCGGGTGGAAGGCGGGGAGGCCACCCTCCGCCCCATCGCCGGGACGCGTCCCCGCGGCCGCTCCCCGGAGGAGGATGGGGCCCTGGAGCAGGAGCTGCGGGCCGACCCCAAGGAGCAGGCGGAGCACGTGATGCTGGTGGATCTGGGCCGCAACGATCTGGGACGGGTGTGCGACTACGGGACGGTGCGGGTGGAGGAGTTCATGGTGGTGGAACGCTATTCCCACGTGATGCATCTGGTCTCCACGGTGCGAGGGCGGCTGCGGCCGGGCTGTGACGCCCTGGACGCCCTGGCGGCCGCCTTCCCGGCGGGAACGGTCTCCGGAGCCCCCAAGGTGCGGGCGATGGAGATCATCGCCGAGCTGGAGGGGGAGGCGCGAGGGCCCTATGCCGGGGGCGTGGGCTATTTCGACCCGCGGGGGAACGCCGACTGGTGCATCACCATCCGCACGGTGATGGTGCAGGGAGACACAGCGATGGTGCAGGCCGGCGCCGGGGTGGTGGCGGATTCCATCCCCGAGCGGGAGGAGGAGGAAACCCGCAACAAGGCCCGGGCGATGCAGCTGGCGGTTGATCTGAGCCATGGGGCGGATAGGCGCTGA
- the rho gene encoding transcription termination factor Rho, whose product MDMEQAQVQVPILDFDYIHLESKTLDELRDLARSLKIPSYSRLKKQDLIMRLLQAKAEQQGYAFGGGTLEIVEDDSLGMIGFLRVNPNFLPSPNDIYVSQSQIRRFGLRRGDFVVGQIRPPKETEKYYSLLRVEAVNGLDPEQARQRPRFEELTPIFPNQMFDLETDPKNLTTRLINLVAPIGRGQRGLIVSPPKAGKTTVLKNIANAISTRYRDVHLMVVLVGERPEEVTDMDRSVEAEVVHSTFDEPPENHIKVAELALERAKRMVEGGKHVVILLDSITRLTRAYNLVVEPSGRTWTGGLDSAALYPPKRFFGAARNIENGGSLTILATCLIDTGSRMDDVIYEEFKGTGNWELHLSRKLAERRLFPAIDIERSGTRREELLLDPDTLEKVWLLRRMIARMMAPPPDGGGYDLTQVMESLLNALAKTRSNAEFLARIKKGDWS is encoded by the coding sequence ATGGACATGGAACAGGCGCAGGTTCAGGTTCCCATCCTGGATTTCGATTACATCCATCTGGAATCCAAGACCCTGGATGAGCTCCGCGATCTGGCCCGCTCCCTCAAGATCCCGAGCTACAGCCGCCTGAAGAAGCAGGACCTCATCATGCGGCTGCTCCAGGCCAAGGCGGAGCAGCAGGGCTACGCCTTCGGCGGCGGGACGCTGGAGATCGTGGAGGACGACTCCCTGGGGATGATCGGCTTCCTCCGGGTGAACCCCAACTTCCTCCCCAGCCCCAACGACATCTACGTCAGCCAGTCCCAGATCCGTCGCTTCGGGCTCCGTCGAGGGGACTTTGTTGTCGGCCAGATCCGCCCGCCCAAGGAGACGGAGAAATACTACAGCCTCCTGCGGGTGGAGGCCGTCAACGGGCTGGACCCGGAGCAGGCCCGCCAGCGGCCGCGGTTCGAGGAGCTCACCCCCATCTTCCCGAACCAGATGTTCGATCTGGAGACGGACCCCAAGAACCTCACCACGCGGCTGATCAACCTGGTGGCTCCCATCGGGCGCGGGCAGCGCGGGCTCATCGTCTCGCCCCCCAAGGCCGGCAAGACCACCGTCCTCAAGAACATCGCCAACGCCATCTCCACCCGCTACCGCGACGTCCACCTGATGGTCGTGCTGGTCGGCGAGCGGCCGGAGGAGGTCACCGACATGGACCGCTCGGTGGAGGCCGAGGTGGTCCACAGCACCTTCGACGAGCCGCCGGAGAACCACATCAAGGTGGCCGAGCTGGCCCTGGAGCGGGCCAAGCGCATGGTGGAGGGAGGCAAGCATGTGGTGATCCTCCTGGACTCCATCACCCGGCTCACCCGGGCCTACAACCTGGTGGTGGAGCCCAGCGGCCGCACCTGGACGGGCGGGCTGGACTCGGCGGCCCTGTATCCGCCCAAGCGGTTCTTCGGCGCCGCCCGCAACATTGAGAACGGGGGCTCGCTCACCATCCTGGCCACCTGTCTGATCGACACGGGGAGCCGGATGGACGACGTGATCTACGAGGAGTTCAAGGGGACCGGCAACTGGGAGCTGCACCTCTCCCGGAAGCTGGCGGAGCGCCGCCTCTTCCCGGCCATCGACATCGAGCGCTCGGGGACGCGCCGGGAGGAGCTGCTGCTGGACCCGGACACCCTGGAGAAGGTGTGGCTGCTGCGGCGGATGATCGCCCGGATGATGGCCCCGCCGCCGGATGGGGGCGGCTACGACCTCACCCAGGTGATGGAGTCCCTCCTCAACGCCCTGGCCAAGACCCGCAGCAACGCCGAGTTCCTGGCCCGCATCAAGAAGGGCGACTGGAGCTGA